From the Rhea pennata isolate bPtePen1 chromosome 1, bPtePen1.pri, whole genome shotgun sequence genome, the window CTGTTTCACCATTTCCTCGTGTTCCTTCAGGCACAGATAATACTAAGAAACACCATACATGTAGTTTACTGCTTTACTGAAAGCTATTATCAAATTTATTATTACTATAACCCTACAGAATATCATACTTTGTCACAGTAAGATCAACTGAGGCAGTAAAAAAGGCCTAGAAAAGATGTTCCTTACCTTCACATTAGGAACACAGTAGTCCAAGAGAGCATCACAGAAACGGTGTCCTACTGACTCTAAGTCTTTTGTATTGAAATGAGTGCTTCGTCTCTGGCCTGCAGCATCAATAGGGGCAAGTCAGAAAATGCCAGTCATATTGCTGACTGCCAGCTGTGTTACGTTCAGGATGGCGTTTTGACTGCAAACTCACATATATTTCATTGAAGGATGCTAGACAGCACCCACGCACCAAGGCTCTACATTCTCTTCCAGACAACTGACTCTCACACAACTATTTTCACCCACTGCTTTTAACTTGCCATCCACTGAtgttatctgtatttttataatatatatgtaacaACAGTAGCAGTGGCCTGAAAGGTCCCTAGGCAAGTGCCCTAATTTTGGTGTTTTTCCCTACTCTTATCTTCGATCATCATTCATTTCTACCCAATAAGACAGAACACCAAGGGGATGGAGGCTCAAActattattttcctgaaaaaacaaaaaatataggAATTGTTTGATGACTCCTACCAAACAGCTATGGGAAAACTGGCTCACCCAACTTAGAACCACAGACAGAGGCTTCCAAAGTGTAGCTGTTGCTGATGCCCATCTTCCACATTACAACTCGTCCTGTGccttctttgctcttttgtaCTCTGAAACGGCAGTCTGGGAATGAGAACTTAAGAGAAGTACAGCATTAGCCTTTGAAGTAAAATGAAGATGCaataatgtcattttaatgCTGCCAAGTTTTTTGCATCTTTCTATCAGGtaaacaaatgcaatttttcatGCTGCCTTACTTCAGTATTGCACTATATTCTTCATAGCAATCATTGTCATTCTTGGTATAACAGAGATGCATGTGAAATGACAATTCTTTGATTagaagtttattttactttaacaAGGACTTAGGAgacttctcaaatatttttttaggtGTCTATATTTACTGTTTCTAAATGAGCCTATATAGACAAATGACCAGCTGACTTATCACAAATCCTGATTTATACTAacacatatatttaataaaactcTTAATAGCTCTTCTCACAAATTAATAGGTTAACAGTTTGATAATGTAACCTAACTGGAGCTCACAATCACCACATGATACTTGAGTATAATAGGATTAGCTGTAAGTATGCCAGTAAGttagtgggattttttttaaaaaaaatgctgaaccTTTGCAACTTTTCTGGTTTAAAGTAACTTCTTCAAGTCAGATTTTGCTGGAAAATAGCACAGTTTAAATGTAGtcattttttactgaaaagttatttcttttccagttgaAATATCTTACACTTACAGGGTGAATTTGATATAATTTTCAACAGTAAGATTTCAAAACTATTCAACCTAAAGAAATACCTTAACTTTTCCCTTAGTTTCTTATTTGtttagttgtttgtttttatttttacaatacaTTATAAAGCTACATCTAAcataaatatgtaatatttaatgttagtctttcacattttaaaagcaaaatgcacagtttttctttcatatttcctatttttttcattcttaaaaaaaatcttaaaaaacaCTAACCTTTTATCCTAGTTCAGCATGATATATTTTGGGCTGCTGGAATCTTCAAAGGAAATGATATTTCATATTCCTacaatctgcatttttaaccaACCAAATGTTATTTTACTGGACAAAGTGTGGTTTTCCAGTGCATATGACACCTTTATAAAAAATCTGAGATTCACGGTGGACATTTGAAACTTTAGATGAAGTTTCTAGCCAGAATTTTGCTTACCTTATCTGGGCAGATCTTGCTCAGTAAGAGTGGAAAGACACGAGGATGCAAATTTGGTGCTTTTGattgctgctttctttcacaACCATATACAAAgacattcttttttctgttgtgacCATGGAGATCACAATACAAAAGAATGTCACGTTCCTCCATCACTCTGTAATACAAGACAACATAGAATATTTTACTAaaagtgtggttttttttctttcacttcagaTATATTAGTCTGGGCTAAAATGCTGCAGAATAAACACTGAAGCTCAAGTTTAACatgaagagcaaaacaaaacaacaaaaaaaaacaacaacgAGCTTCATGTTCTGAGCTTTAAGTCAAGTCTTTGGTATGCTAATCAGAGAGAGATGGTTCAATTTCATGCAGGATGTCACAGTACAGTATTAAGATATAAGAGTGTATACATCTGCAGTCTTTGTCTACTTGATCATAAGTTTTCATTGGTTAGTTATCTTCACGAATTTCAGAAGCTGGGCACCACCTTTCAAAACAACAAGTCcccagttttcatttttttctgcatattatTTCTTTGATCTCCTTCTGTCTAGTAGGTGCATACAGTGTATTGCTTCcactctcctcttccctctttcctcttcatAACCCCAGTCCAGTTACATACATCCAAATCCGTAGATGTATACTAGAGTACATTGTAGGGctgaaatcatagaatggtaaggttggaagggacctctggagatcatctagtccaaccctcagggcagcccatacagggactgaacccgcgaccttggcgttagcagcaccatgctctaaccaactgagctaaacccaCCCCCCCATACCCTATTCCTGTCTGCAGCTCTTTTGCTCTGTACCTATGCTGAATCATACATGCTTTACGAGACTGAAGCACAAACAAGCAACTCAGAACGATAGGAAGGAATATTCTTCCCCTTATTCAGGGCAGACATTAGTTTTTACTATGTGTCAACATCCTGCAAGGTATTGTCATTTAACtagctttctgaagaaaattttcagGTAGATATGGATAGATTTAGCTGCCCACACCTCCAGCACCCAGTTCCTGTTGATGCAGAGTTTTATGGGGAGGATGTATCAGAGCAAGTCATCTTGGGGCTTTCCTCTGGGTGGGAGTTGGAAATTCTTGGTGgaattaaaaaggaagcaatAATAAACACATCTGTCTTAGCTGACAGTAGCAGAACACGAGTCTGAAGATCTGTAGCATTTCAGCACAAATAATTAACATTAATTACAGTGTACTTGGAAGCGCAGGCTCTCTTCATATAATAAGCTAGAGAGAGGGATTCTCATAGAAAAGGAGAGGCACAATGCTCATCTCCTTTATGCTACCTGCATGCCAAAATACTTATTTGAAGGAACACagatcttatttaaaataaactgtaaccAGCACTTCATGAAAAACATTAAATCTACTAATTCTGACATTGGCTTCTCACACAATAGTTTATTGGGTGAGAAGGTTTTGTTTAATACCAGAAGGTTTAGTTTAATAACCACAGTATTAATGTCTATGTGATAGAGGTCTGCATCAGAAATCAAACATATTCGTagaaaaacataaagcaaacTTGACTATCTTTTCTGTCAAATGGACAGTTGGCATCTATTCTGAACCTAAGTGCATTCTGGAATATGGCTGTATgccagaaaagaagaaaatgagagagaaattaGAACTTTAATTAGTAGATCTAGGCAGTGGGGAGAAATGTACtaaaaatgttctgaagaaACCTCCTTACTTCATAGTTATAACTTTTAACCAGGAAAGAGAACATATATTACAGGAAAATGTGCACAATGCtatagcaaaaaaaaccccaccactCTGAAATGCAACATATTGTAAACAAAACAGTCAGAAATGCTTGGGCACAGAGCAAATAATATCAAAAcattacagaacaaaaagaagtcACATTAATATGGagacactgaaaacaaatcacttattttaaagggaaagcAAATGAGGTTACCTTTTGATCATGTTTCGGGTATACCAGATGGAAGGATAAAATTCCTTCAGGTTAGATTTGTATTTGCGATTCAAGTCCTGACCTGCTAAAGAGCAACGCTGATTTCCCACAATCACACCATCTGGATTCAGCATTGGCACCACTTTGAAGACAAAGTTGTCCCGGAGCACTTGAGCATTGCCTGAATTGCCAAGAATGTAATCCAGAAAGCCTTTCATTATCCAGGAACTGTTAGTTTCCCCTGGATGCACCCTTGCAGTTAATATCACAGCCTTTCTCTTTGTGTCCTTGTCACCTTCATGGGGACTGGTGATTGTTAAAACATATACTATGTTTCTTGCCAATGAATGGCATAAGATGTGGATCTTGCAGAATTTGGACTTCACTGGATCTTTAGAGATGGCTACTAGGTACTCCTGTAGGTTGGAGTAGGTGTAAGGATAGCAGTGGGCAAAATAGCAGGTGTCTCTGTTGTGAGGGAATTGGAATGTCCAGGTGAGTGAGAAATACTGCTGTCCACCTCGGCCCGCATTGTTTCTGTAATACTTAATTTCGTTCCCTGTTCTCCGCCAGCCAACGTTGTGTTTCTTGGCATCAGCTTCCGAGTACAAGAGAGGGCGCATCCCACGTTTATAGAGGCTGTTAGGCTTGGTGAAGTTGACAATGGTGAAACGATATGGCATCCCTGCTTGAGTGTTGCTTACTTGGAAATAGTACCACTGCGTGTATTTACTTGTGTAGAGGTCAGTGCGCAGGGTCAGCTGATACTCAAACTCATTACTGGcaggcaggaaaaagaaacagttgtgATGGTGATTAGCACTGTAGTATGACGCAGCATCACATAATGCAAACTGTCATGAAAAAGCACTCAGCAGTGAATAAGGTACAAATCTAGCACATTTACACCATCAAATACAGTCTAGGCCATAGCCAGAGAAGGATACCTAATTGGATGGAGTCTGTCAATAATGGAACTGCTGTCTTCCTTAGGActtttaataataattcagTTACAGAGTTCTCCACTCTATGCTTTAAAAGGAATGTCTTAAAAAATGGTTTGTGATTTTGCATAGGTGATTATCACTTACAGAAACCATTCAGCTCTGTGCAATGGCTATTAGATCATTTCATACAAAGATTATTTGAAActattttcaaaactcattCAACTAGTGTAATGGTTGAAAACACACCAGAACATCATGCTTACAAGCTGATAGCAGGCCACTGATAATAACAACTCTGATAATAACTTTGTcttaataaaagaagaaaagactagAAACTTACACTTTGACCACCTTCTGCAAATTCCCACTCTCAAATCGTGCTTCAAAGATCAATGTGTTGTCCCCGTTCTGATGGAGGATCTGCTTTGAAGGGCAGAGACCTCTCACTCGAGAATACACAAATCCAGAGTCTTTGTTGGCTAGTGggaaaaacagcacagatgCCTTTTATTGCAGTCTGAGTCATTTTAGGGAGTACTTCCATCCTTCTAGAACTTCCTTCTAGAAATGGACAACTGCATGCAGTTGAGCTTCAAGGCATATCTTGggcaaatgcaaaagaaattataCGAAGATTTTGCTGTCTATTCCTACTTAACTTTATGGATTCAGGGCAACCTAAGATCTGACTCTGTCTTGGATGTGCCTGTGTATCACTGTATGAGCTAAGGGCAATTCACAGTCTGTATTCAGGCAAGACAGCTAAATTAGGTGGAAAGATGCGAGGTTCTAGCTCCCTCAGGTCTTCTCATCAATCAGGTGGGCAACTTCTCAACTCAGAAATTACATGTAGCTAATGTTGccatcagtttatttttaaaactctataTTCAAGTCTTCctatctgaggaaaaaaaatgactccCAGACATAGCAGCCATCACTTCACTTTGTAAGTGATGTTTCCTTATCACATTTAGCATATAGTTTGAGCTCTTATCTGCTTCTGTTACCTTGTTCATCGTTCCTCGGATGAGGCTCATAGAGACACAACTGAAGATGCAGCTCTTCTGCCAAAAGCTATGAGCCCAGAGACCTTGCTGCAGAATTCAGTGTACTCATGCTTGTGACTCTGGCTTGATCTAGGCTGTGCATGAGCTACACTCTGATACTTTGGTAAGGGCCTGCTCAGGCAGAAGCAGGACAGGTGAAAACTGCAAGTATTCCATGCTATAACTGTGTACTGTGAGAACACCAGTTTCATGCTGCTAACAACGGACTGGCTTGTCTAATCTTACAGAGGTAGCAGAATTTCTCTCCTACCAAACTTTCCTACTGGCATAAGGGAGGCTGTATACTGGTAGCAGGACATCGATTGTTAAGCTGTTGTATTCTGAGCTCctgtattctgttttctctctacCTCCTCAGTACCAGACGCAGCTGATAAGATACTGCTGCCTTACCACATTATCAAATAAGGGGGACTGATCTTGTACCATACAACATGGCTAAAGCTGTGCAGCCTCCATTCAGATCAGAACTGTCTGCCCTTGCTTAAGGTGATGGGTGACTGTGATGGGAGTCTGTCTTATTCTCTGCTGAACCACAGTAGTTTTAGAAAAGTGCTGGCTACACCATTCAGGAAAATTACATGAAGCCAAAATTCCCATAAGCCATTTCTTTATCCTTGAATCACTGTTGCCACACTCAAAAGGTGCCATATTCAGTGTATTGTTCTTGGTGACTTAAGTTATTACAGACCCGTACAGTTTTTCATTAAACAAGAGTGTCTGCTCTCCTGGCTAGGAAACCCACTTGGATGATTACTTTCTGTTCAGCTGAAATTCCATTCACAGTTTCTGCCTCCTTTACTTCCTGCCTTATGCTCTTCCTTGacatgaaggaagaaaagtgtttcAGTAGTAAATCTAATAAAATTGTTTGTGGAAATATCTGTATCACTCACATGCTACAGAATGAAACACATAAAAATCTGAGATCTCTATCAtggtattttgatttttctgcacTGGAATCACTGCTAGATtgtatttttcccttccaaatTAGGTATCAGAAAGGCTGTAAGAGCTCAGCAGGAGGTAGTCACACAGTAGCTCCCAGCTTCTGCTGAGTTCAAATTCAGCTGGAATCAGGAGATGAGAGCTTCCGTCTCCCTCAGGATGCAATGGCTCCTTGTTACATGTTAGTCAGTCTACAGTACTCATGCCGTAATTCTGCATAAGTGCAGATCTCTGTCCTACCCTATAGAGCTTTCCTGTAAGGAcaattttagaattttttagATTAAATTTATTGGCTATATATCTTAGATGGCAAAGCTACCAGCCTGGAGATTTCCATCCCAGGAACAGAAAGGGGAACTCCTCCTCCTTCCACCTGTGCCTGTTCCTAACTGGCCATAGTGGGTGAGGAGCCTGGCAGCTCAGTTAGCACAAGGCAAGCAGAGAAGTGATTGTTGCCATCCATGTGCTTAGGTACCCAGTTTTCATAGTCATAGCAACAAAAGCAAGCACTGATTTCCTGCTGATGCTGAATGTTTGCTAATCAGAAATCTGCTCACTGCCAGAAGGAATATTATTCctcaggagcaggagagagaactGGCCCCTCTTACTGGcagatgttttctctttttcagttggGAAGTTTCATTATTATGGTCTGAGAACTATGGTACCAAAATACACCCTTTGCTAGAGAGAAATATGGACAAAGATAAGAACTATTTCCAGTTGCTTTTATGTGAAGTTCAAGTCAGTAATAAAGTATATGGAAAGTTACACATTTAAAGAATAGCAACtagggttggactagatgatctccagaggtcccttccaaccttaccattctgtgattctaataGACAGCAACAGAAATCACTGTCCTAGTTTTCAAAAGAGCCAGGAAACTGGGTTTCAGTGTGTTTCTTCCTACCCTTATCCCTTCCAGACAAATAAATTAGCAAGCCAGCTGCAGAGGACAGAGATTCTTTTCCAGTCACTGAGCAGCTATCATTTTACTGGCCAGGCGTAGCACTTAA encodes:
- the AGBL3 gene encoding cytosolic carboxypeptidase 3, encoding MVPHLHAPQNLQGLSSAGQLSLVHWPHQCEVIRDRIEHIDWTPPRPEPLYTPTGLEMKPSYQPSNEGTVIYLTEEANKDSGFVYSRVRGLCPSKQILHQNGDNTLIFEARFESGNLQKVVKVNEFEYQLTLRTDLYTSKYTQWYYFQVSNTQAGMPYRFTIVNFTKPNSLYKRGMRPLLYSEADAKKHNVGWRRTGNEIKYYRNNAGRGGQQYFSLTWTFQFPHNRDTCYFAHCYPYTYSNLQEYLVAISKDPVKSKFCKIHILCHSLARNIVYVLTITSPHEGDKDTKRKAVILTARVHPGETNSSWIMKGFLDYILGNSGNAQVLRDNFVFKVVPMLNPDGVIVGNQRCSLAGQDLNRKYKSNLKEFYPSIWYTRNMIKRVMEERDILLYCDLHGHNRKKNVFVYGCERKQQSKAPNLHPRVFPLLLSKICPDKFSFPDCRFRVQKSKEGTGRVVMWKMGISNSYTLEASVCGSKLGQRRSTHFNTKDLESVGHRFCDALLDYCVPNVKYYLCLKEHEEMAQGIETLHKIFQELDPVGRDLNWSTIPQPIEHFISQNLFLPPTALQEVCYASERGGVRPVSGCHPLKMESRSREKEEKIQHRA